Proteins co-encoded in one Garra rufa chromosome 7, GarRuf1.0, whole genome shotgun sequence genomic window:
- the LOC141339178 gene encoding phosphatidylinositol 4-phosphate 5-kinase type-1 gamma-like isoform X1 → MEAAAEGATSLSEAGDGSPLSGAAASEEDAGTEDGMDSDSTSKRAFITEMPSSSGQPSHGKKIGHRGVDASGETTYKKTTSSALKGAIQLGIGYTVGNLSSKPERDVLMQDFYVVESIFFPSEGSNLTPAHHFPDFRFKTYAPVAFRYFRELFGIRPDDYLYSLCNEPLIELSNPGASGSVFYVTRDDEFIIKTVMHKEAEFLQKLLPGYYMNLNQNPRTLLPKFFGLYCVQSGGKNIRIVVMNNILPRVVRMHLKYDLKGSTYKRRASKKEREKAKPTFKDLDFMQDIPEGIMLDIDTYNALVKTLQRDCLVLESFKIMDYSLLLGVHNIDQAEKEQQMEGSQGNSDEKRPLAQKALYSTALESIQGASACGEDFDTEDTMGGIPAVNGKGERLLLYIGIIDILQSYRLIKKLEHTWKALVHDGDTVSVHRPSFYADRFFRFMSTTVFRKTSSLKSSPSKRGRGGLAAAKYSGPGAAWSASQLPFVRDENIYDLRGARSFPTLEDDGRTDVLPCTPPSFEEATTASIATTLSSTTSLSIPERSPSDTSEHPRYRRHTQSSHEETMQDEDQQTITVEVEVEGRYDSEPTLVAPQVSPEISEAAETFLEASSSSVPASPRIVVESDGGSQASGCTSRASVDEEDDVPMTDIYFFSDGSVCVCQPVTHRRRHTPPEDKSWVYSPLHFGSGPKTLPEDEGESET, encoded by the exons ATGGAAGCGGCGGCTGAAGGGGCGACCAGCCTGTCTGAGGCCGGGGATGGGAGTCCGTTATCCGGGGCAGCAGCATCCGAGGAGGACGCGGGGACGGAGGACGGCATGGACTCGG atTCTACATCGAAAAGGGCTTTCATAACAGAG ATGCCTTCTTCGTCAGGCCAGCCATCCCATGGGAAGAAGATCGGACACAGAGGAGTGGACGCTTCTGGAGAAACCACATATAAGAAG ACCACATCTTCAGCACTCAAGGGGGCCATTCAGCTAGGGATTGGCTATACGGTTGGCAACTTGAGTTCCAAGCCTGAGCGGGACGTCCTCATGCAGGATTTCTATGTGGTGGAGAGCATCTTCTTCCCCAG TGAAGGGAGCAACCTGACGCCAGCTCATCATTTCCCAGACTTCCGTTTCAAAACCTACGCTCCCGTTGCCTTCCGTTACTTCAGAGAGCTCTTCGGGATACGGCCGGATGACTATTTG TATTCACTTTGTAATGAACCACTGATCGAGTTGTCCAATCCGGGAGCCAGTGGTTCAGTCTTCTATGTCACCAGAGACGATGAGTTCATCATTAAGACAGTTATGCACAAGGAGGCAGAGTTTTTACAGAAGCTTCTTCCTGGATATTACATG AACTTGAATCAGAATCCGCGCACCTTATTACCCAAGTTCTTCGGGCTGTACTGCGTACAGTCAGGTGGGAAGAACATTCGGATTGTGGTCATGAACAACATTTTGCCCAGAGTGGTGCGCATGCACCTCAAATACGACCTGAAGGGATCCACCTACAAGCGACGGGCCTCTAAAAAAGAGCGGGAAAAGGCGAAGCCCACTTTCAAGGACCTCGATTTCATGCAGGACATACCTGAGGGTATCATGCTAGATATAGACACATACAACGCCTTGGTCAAGACGTTACAGAGAGACTGTTTG GTTTTGGAAAGCTTTAAGATTATGGATTACAGTTTGCTGCTGGGAGTTCACAACATCGATCAGGCGGAGAAAGAGCAGCAGATGGAGGGATCTCAGGGCAACAGTGATGAAAAGAGGCCGCTGGCACAGAAAGCGCTCTACTCCACGGCTTTGGAGTCTATACAGGGAGCGTCGGCCTGTGGAGAGGACTTTGACACCGAGGACAC GATGGGTGGTATCCCTGCAGTCAATGGAAAAGGAGAGCGTCTGTTACTCTACATTGGAATAATCGACATCCTACAGTCTTACAG GTTAATAAAGAAATTGGAGCACACGTGGAAGGCTCTAGTCCACGATGGG GACACAGTGTCTGTTCACAGACCGTCTTTCTATGCGGACAGGTTCTTCAGGTTCATGAGCACTACTGTATTCAGAAAGACTTCCT CACTGAAATCCTCTCCGTCAAAGAGGGGTCGTGGGGGTCTGGCTGCGGCCAAGTACAGCGGTCCCGGAGCAGCCTGGTCAGCAAGCCAGCTGCCGTTTGTAAGAGACGAAAACATCTACGACCTGAGAGGAGCCCGTAGCTTCCCCACCCTGGAAGATGATG GTCGGACGGATGTGCTTCCCTGCACCCCTCCTTCATTCGAGGAGGCCACCACAGCCTCCATCGCCACCACGCTTTCCTCCACCACCTCCCTGTCCATCCCAGAACGCTCTCCGTCGGACACCTCCGAACACCCGCGCTACAG GAGACACACCCAGTCCAGCCATGAAGAAAC AATGCAGGATGAGGACCAGCAGACCATCACAGTGGAGGTGGAAGTTGAGGGAAGATATGACAGCGAACCAACCCTCGTGGCTCCCCAGGTATCGCCGGAGATCAG TGAAGCTGCAGAGACGTTTCTAGAAGCTTCTTCGTCCTCCGTCCCGGCGAGCCCAAGGATAGTGGTGGAATCTGACGGCGGCAGTCAGGCCTCGGGCTGTACGAGCCGTGCCTCTGTGGATGAGGAGGATGATGTGCCAATGACAGACATTTATTTT TTCTCTGATGGCAGCGTCTGTGTTTGTCAGCCTGTCACGCACAGAAGGCGGCACACT CCTCCAGAAGACAAAAGCTGGGTATATTCTCCTCTGCACTTCGGCTCAGGGCCTAAAACCCTGCCAGAGGACGAAGGGGAGAGTGAAACA TAA
- the LOC141339178 gene encoding phosphatidylinositol 4-phosphate 5-kinase type-1 gamma-like isoform X2, which produces MEAAAEGATSLSEAGDGSPLSGAAASEEDAGTEDGMDSDSTSKRAFITEMPSSSGQPSHGKKIGHRGVDASGETTYKKTTSSALKGAIQLGIGYTVGNLSSKPERDVLMQDFYVVESIFFPSEGSNLTPAHHFPDFRFKTYAPVAFRYFRELFGIRPDDYLYSLCNEPLIELSNPGASGSVFYVTRDDEFIIKTVMHKEAEFLQKLLPGYYMNLNQNPRTLLPKFFGLYCVQSGGKNIRIVVMNNILPRVVRMHLKYDLKGSTYKRRASKKEREKAKPTFKDLDFMQDIPEGIMLDIDTYNALVKTLQRDCLVLESFKIMDYSLLLGVHNIDQAEKEQQMEGSQGNSDEKRPLAQKALYSTALESIQGASACGEDFDTEDTMGGIPAVNGKGERLLLYIGIIDILQSYRLIKKLEHTWKALVHDGDTVSVHRPSFYADRFFRFMSTTVFRKTSSLKSSPSKRGRGGLAAAKYSGPGAAWSASQLPFVRDENIYDLRGARSFPTLEDDGRTDVLPCTPPSFEEATTASIATTLSSTTSLSIPERSPSDTSEHPRYRRHTQSSHEETMQDEDQQTITVEVEVEGRYDSEPTLVAPQVSPEISEAAETFLEASSSSVPASPRIVVESDGGSQASGCTSRASVDEEDDVPMTDIYFPPEDKSWVYSPLHFGSGPKTLPEDEGESET; this is translated from the exons ATGGAAGCGGCGGCTGAAGGGGCGACCAGCCTGTCTGAGGCCGGGGATGGGAGTCCGTTATCCGGGGCAGCAGCATCCGAGGAGGACGCGGGGACGGAGGACGGCATGGACTCGG atTCTACATCGAAAAGGGCTTTCATAACAGAG ATGCCTTCTTCGTCAGGCCAGCCATCCCATGGGAAGAAGATCGGACACAGAGGAGTGGACGCTTCTGGAGAAACCACATATAAGAAG ACCACATCTTCAGCACTCAAGGGGGCCATTCAGCTAGGGATTGGCTATACGGTTGGCAACTTGAGTTCCAAGCCTGAGCGGGACGTCCTCATGCAGGATTTCTATGTGGTGGAGAGCATCTTCTTCCCCAG TGAAGGGAGCAACCTGACGCCAGCTCATCATTTCCCAGACTTCCGTTTCAAAACCTACGCTCCCGTTGCCTTCCGTTACTTCAGAGAGCTCTTCGGGATACGGCCGGATGACTATTTG TATTCACTTTGTAATGAACCACTGATCGAGTTGTCCAATCCGGGAGCCAGTGGTTCAGTCTTCTATGTCACCAGAGACGATGAGTTCATCATTAAGACAGTTATGCACAAGGAGGCAGAGTTTTTACAGAAGCTTCTTCCTGGATATTACATG AACTTGAATCAGAATCCGCGCACCTTATTACCCAAGTTCTTCGGGCTGTACTGCGTACAGTCAGGTGGGAAGAACATTCGGATTGTGGTCATGAACAACATTTTGCCCAGAGTGGTGCGCATGCACCTCAAATACGACCTGAAGGGATCCACCTACAAGCGACGGGCCTCTAAAAAAGAGCGGGAAAAGGCGAAGCCCACTTTCAAGGACCTCGATTTCATGCAGGACATACCTGAGGGTATCATGCTAGATATAGACACATACAACGCCTTGGTCAAGACGTTACAGAGAGACTGTTTG GTTTTGGAAAGCTTTAAGATTATGGATTACAGTTTGCTGCTGGGAGTTCACAACATCGATCAGGCGGAGAAAGAGCAGCAGATGGAGGGATCTCAGGGCAACAGTGATGAAAAGAGGCCGCTGGCACAGAAAGCGCTCTACTCCACGGCTTTGGAGTCTATACAGGGAGCGTCGGCCTGTGGAGAGGACTTTGACACCGAGGACAC GATGGGTGGTATCCCTGCAGTCAATGGAAAAGGAGAGCGTCTGTTACTCTACATTGGAATAATCGACATCCTACAGTCTTACAG GTTAATAAAGAAATTGGAGCACACGTGGAAGGCTCTAGTCCACGATGGG GACACAGTGTCTGTTCACAGACCGTCTTTCTATGCGGACAGGTTCTTCAGGTTCATGAGCACTACTGTATTCAGAAAGACTTCCT CACTGAAATCCTCTCCGTCAAAGAGGGGTCGTGGGGGTCTGGCTGCGGCCAAGTACAGCGGTCCCGGAGCAGCCTGGTCAGCAAGCCAGCTGCCGTTTGTAAGAGACGAAAACATCTACGACCTGAGAGGAGCCCGTAGCTTCCCCACCCTGGAAGATGATG GTCGGACGGATGTGCTTCCCTGCACCCCTCCTTCATTCGAGGAGGCCACCACAGCCTCCATCGCCACCACGCTTTCCTCCACCACCTCCCTGTCCATCCCAGAACGCTCTCCGTCGGACACCTCCGAACACCCGCGCTACAG GAGACACACCCAGTCCAGCCATGAAGAAAC AATGCAGGATGAGGACCAGCAGACCATCACAGTGGAGGTGGAAGTTGAGGGAAGATATGACAGCGAACCAACCCTCGTGGCTCCCCAGGTATCGCCGGAGATCAG TGAAGCTGCAGAGACGTTTCTAGAAGCTTCTTCGTCCTCCGTCCCGGCGAGCCCAAGGATAGTGGTGGAATCTGACGGCGGCAGTCAGGCCTCGGGCTGTACGAGCCGTGCCTCTGTGGATGAGGAGGATGATGTGCCAATGACAGACATTTATTTT CCTCCAGAAGACAAAAGCTGGGTATATTCTCCTCTGCACTTCGGCTCAGGGCCTAAAACCCTGCCAGAGGACGAAGGGGAGAGTGAAACA TAA
- the LOC141339178 gene encoding phosphatidylinositol 4-phosphate 5-kinase type-1 gamma-like isoform X3 translates to MEAAAEGATSLSEAGDGSPLSGAAASEEDAGTEDGMDSDSTSKRAFITEMPSSSGQPSHGKKIGHRGVDASGETTYKKTTSSALKGAIQLGIGYTVGNLSSKPERDVLMQDFYVVESIFFPSEGSNLTPAHHFPDFRFKTYAPVAFRYFRELFGIRPDDYLYSLCNEPLIELSNPGASGSVFYVTRDDEFIIKTVMHKEAEFLQKLLPGYYMNLNQNPRTLLPKFFGLYCVQSGGKNIRIVVMNNILPRVVRMHLKYDLKGSTYKRRASKKEREKAKPTFKDLDFMQDIPEGIMLDIDTYNALVKTLQRDCLVLESFKIMDYSLLLGVHNIDQAEKEQQMEGSQGNSDEKRPLAQKALYSTALESIQGASACGEDFDTEDTMGGIPAVNGKGERLLLYIGIIDILQSYRLIKKLEHTWKALVHDGDTVSVHRPSFYADRFFRFMSTTVFRKTSSLKSSPSKRGRGGLAAAKYSGPGAAWSASQLPFVRDENIYDLRGARSFPTLEDDGRTDVLPCTPPSFEEATTASIATTLSSTTSLSIPERSPSDTSEHPRYRRHTQSSHEETMQDEDQQTITVEVEVEGRYDSEPTLVAPQVSPEISEAAETFLEASSSSVPASPRIVVESDGGSQASGCTSRASVDEEDDVPMTDIYF, encoded by the exons ATGGAAGCGGCGGCTGAAGGGGCGACCAGCCTGTCTGAGGCCGGGGATGGGAGTCCGTTATCCGGGGCAGCAGCATCCGAGGAGGACGCGGGGACGGAGGACGGCATGGACTCGG atTCTACATCGAAAAGGGCTTTCATAACAGAG ATGCCTTCTTCGTCAGGCCAGCCATCCCATGGGAAGAAGATCGGACACAGAGGAGTGGACGCTTCTGGAGAAACCACATATAAGAAG ACCACATCTTCAGCACTCAAGGGGGCCATTCAGCTAGGGATTGGCTATACGGTTGGCAACTTGAGTTCCAAGCCTGAGCGGGACGTCCTCATGCAGGATTTCTATGTGGTGGAGAGCATCTTCTTCCCCAG TGAAGGGAGCAACCTGACGCCAGCTCATCATTTCCCAGACTTCCGTTTCAAAACCTACGCTCCCGTTGCCTTCCGTTACTTCAGAGAGCTCTTCGGGATACGGCCGGATGACTATTTG TATTCACTTTGTAATGAACCACTGATCGAGTTGTCCAATCCGGGAGCCAGTGGTTCAGTCTTCTATGTCACCAGAGACGATGAGTTCATCATTAAGACAGTTATGCACAAGGAGGCAGAGTTTTTACAGAAGCTTCTTCCTGGATATTACATG AACTTGAATCAGAATCCGCGCACCTTATTACCCAAGTTCTTCGGGCTGTACTGCGTACAGTCAGGTGGGAAGAACATTCGGATTGTGGTCATGAACAACATTTTGCCCAGAGTGGTGCGCATGCACCTCAAATACGACCTGAAGGGATCCACCTACAAGCGACGGGCCTCTAAAAAAGAGCGGGAAAAGGCGAAGCCCACTTTCAAGGACCTCGATTTCATGCAGGACATACCTGAGGGTATCATGCTAGATATAGACACATACAACGCCTTGGTCAAGACGTTACAGAGAGACTGTTTG GTTTTGGAAAGCTTTAAGATTATGGATTACAGTTTGCTGCTGGGAGTTCACAACATCGATCAGGCGGAGAAAGAGCAGCAGATGGAGGGATCTCAGGGCAACAGTGATGAAAAGAGGCCGCTGGCACAGAAAGCGCTCTACTCCACGGCTTTGGAGTCTATACAGGGAGCGTCGGCCTGTGGAGAGGACTTTGACACCGAGGACAC GATGGGTGGTATCCCTGCAGTCAATGGAAAAGGAGAGCGTCTGTTACTCTACATTGGAATAATCGACATCCTACAGTCTTACAG GTTAATAAAGAAATTGGAGCACACGTGGAAGGCTCTAGTCCACGATGGG GACACAGTGTCTGTTCACAGACCGTCTTTCTATGCGGACAGGTTCTTCAGGTTCATGAGCACTACTGTATTCAGAAAGACTTCCT CACTGAAATCCTCTCCGTCAAAGAGGGGTCGTGGGGGTCTGGCTGCGGCCAAGTACAGCGGTCCCGGAGCAGCCTGGTCAGCAAGCCAGCTGCCGTTTGTAAGAGACGAAAACATCTACGACCTGAGAGGAGCCCGTAGCTTCCCCACCCTGGAAGATGATG GTCGGACGGATGTGCTTCCCTGCACCCCTCCTTCATTCGAGGAGGCCACCACAGCCTCCATCGCCACCACGCTTTCCTCCACCACCTCCCTGTCCATCCCAGAACGCTCTCCGTCGGACACCTCCGAACACCCGCGCTACAG GAGACACACCCAGTCCAGCCATGAAGAAAC AATGCAGGATGAGGACCAGCAGACCATCACAGTGGAGGTGGAAGTTGAGGGAAGATATGACAGCGAACCAACCCTCGTGGCTCCCCAGGTATCGCCGGAGATCAG TGAAGCTGCAGAGACGTTTCTAGAAGCTTCTTCGTCCTCCGTCCCGGCGAGCCCAAGGATAGTGGTGGAATCTGACGGCGGCAGTCAGGCCTCGGGCTGTACGAGCCGTGCCTCTGTGGATGAGGAGGATGATGTGCCAATGACAGACATTTATTTT TAA